One Brachionichthys hirsutus isolate HB-005 unplaced genomic scaffold, CSIRO-AGI_Bhir_v1 contig_926, whole genome shotgun sequence DNA window includes the following coding sequences:
- the LOC137914702 gene encoding protein phosphatase 1D-like, protein MDDAIVFRMSAFSEQGGRKYMEDVVEIRIEYEPTPTPSPVEDDHKSQRHGGQGDAENEPPKRASEGETRGHTVTAEPGPVTEMWAESLSNEDGGPASRGGKVTEHEVNTRKSVAFFAVFDGHGGREAAHFARENLWDLLKRQRGFWSGDHGEVCAALRKGFIACHHAMWKELPGWPKTITGLPSTSGTTASVIVIRGVHMYVAHVGDSAVVVGMKENDSDITLKALELTQDHKPELPKEKERIERLGGSVMKKSGVNRVVWKRPRLTHNGPVRRSTVIDQIPFLAVARSLGDLWSYDFYSGEFVVSPEPDTTVMTLDPKRHRYVILGSDGLWNMMPPKTAVNMCCSHDKMVGPKGMSCARRLGCTALLFWKERMLRADNTTVIVLALQEREGPPIPMHRDEIVVDMATGIDHVPYPGTTYNTCEVTKTPHEDDMFYEEEQIYGEDHEGWPCLQW, encoded by the exons ATGGACGACGCCATAGTATTTCGCATGAGTGCATTTTCCGAACAAGGAGGGAGGAAATACATGGAGGATGTTGTCGAGATAAGAATCGAGTACGAGCCGACGCCGACGCCGTCGCCAGTCGAAGATGATCACAAGTCGCAGAGACATGGAGGACAGGGGGACGCGGAGAATGAACCCCCCAAACGCGCGTCGGAAGGCGAGACCCGAGGCCACACAGTGACTGCCGAACCGGGACCGGTGACTGAAATGTGGGCAGAGAGTCTCTCAAATGAGGACGGTGGACCGGCATCGCGCGGGGGGAAAGTCACGGAGCACGAAGTCAACACGAGAAAGTCCGTGGCGTTTTTCGCTGTCTTCGACGGCCACGGCGGCCGAGAGGCGGCGCATTTCGCCAGGGAGAATCTGTGGGATCTGTTGAAGAGGCAGCGGGGGTTCTGGTCCGGGGACCACGGCGAGGTGTGCGCCGCTCTTCGGAAAGGCTTTATCGCCTGTCACCACGCTATGTGGAAAGAGCTAC CCGGGTGGCCAAAGACGATCACTGGCCTCCCCAGCACGTCGGGCACCACGGCCAGCGTGATCGTGATCCGAGGAGTCCACATGTACGTTGCCCACGTAGGAGATTCAGCGGTTGTGGttggaatgaaagaaaatgactcCGACATCACACTCAAGGCTCTCGAGCTGACGCAAGACCACAAGCCGGAACTtccaaaagaaaaggagaggatTGAACGGCTGGGTGGCAG TGTAATGAAGAAATCTGGGGTGAACCGCGTTGTGTGGAAGAGGCCCAGGCTGACGCACAACGGTCCGGTTAGGAGGAGCACAGTCATAGACCAGATCCCCTTCTTGGCCGTGGCCCGGTCCCTCG GTGACCTGTGGAGCTACGATTTCTACAGCGGGGAGTTTGTGGTTTCCCCGGAGCCTGACACCACCGTGATGACCCTGGACCCCAAGCGCCATCGCTACGTCATCCTCGGCAGCGACGGGCTCTGGAATATGATGCCGCCCAAGACTGCTGTTAATATGTGTTGTAGCCATGACAAAATGGTG GGCCCAAAGGGGATGTCCTGTGCCCGCCGTCTGGGATGCACGGCCCTGCTGTTTTGGAAGGAGCGCATGCTCCGTGCCGACAACACAACAGTGATTGTCCTGGCCCTACAGGAGCGCGAAGGTCCGCCCATCCCTATGCATCGAGACGAGATTGTCGTTGACATGGCGACGGGAATTGACCACGTCCCATACCCAGGCACAACTTACAACACATGCGAAGTCACAAAG ACGCCGCATGAGGATGACATGTTTTATGAAGAAGAGCAGATATATGGAGAAGATCATGAGGGATGGCCGTGCCTGCAGTGGTAG